From Pseudanabaena sp. PCC 6802, one genomic window encodes:
- a CDS encoding Uma2 family endonuclease, protein MVVTPQKSKLALDIWVKATWEDFVALADDRAYTRTNRFYYDRDAMRIEMAALGPIHARENAIVSKVVSLFATLKNIRIFEYLNCSFRKEPERECQPDLAFYIGEGLRLPASNNSPVNLKEHDPPTLIIEIASTTLNDDLGHKRLLYERLGVREYWVVDVEATEVYAFEIADGRSGRIQASQVLAGLRIATVEEALLRSQSEDDGAIARWLLQTFNA, encoded by the coding sequence ATGGTTGTAACTCCTCAAAAATCGAAACTCGCTCTAGATATCTGGGTCAAAGCAACTTGGGAAGATTTTGTGGCTCTAGCTGACGATCGCGCTTATACAAGAACTAACAGATTTTATTACGACCGCGATGCGATGAGGATAGAAATGGCAGCACTTGGCCCGATACACGCCCGCGAAAATGCGATTGTTTCTAAGGTAGTCAGCTTGTTTGCGACGCTCAAAAATATACGAATTTTTGAGTATTTGAATTGCAGTTTTCGCAAGGAGCCGGAAAGAGAGTGCCAACCAGATCTTGCTTTCTACATTGGTGAGGGGTTACGTTTACCTGCATCTAATAACTCCCCTGTAAACTTGAAGGAACACGATCCTCCTACTTTGATAATCGAAATTGCCTCGACTACGCTTAACGACGATTTAGGGCATAAACGTTTGTTGTACGAGCGGCTGGGCGTGCGGGAATATTGGGTAGTGGATGTCGAAGCGACTGAAGTATATGCCTTTGAGATTGCGGACGGACGCAGCGGACGCATTCAAGCATCCCAAGTGCTAGCGGGTCTGCGGATCGCAACTGTAGAAGAGGCTCTACTCCGCAGCCAGAGTGAAGATGATGGGGCGATCGCGCGGTGGTTATTGCAAACCTTCAACGCCTAA
- a CDS encoding ATP adenylyltransferase family protein, whose product MDRENLLLKPGTLWTKLVERSDRAHQCGALLSIPTEFEFVEQDGVRFMVRILANLARKDEAKQAQDRLTSAGDRSFNPFLPYDEDLFVTDISDTHVCILNKFNVVDRHLLVITRAFEAQESLLTLADFVAMWACLAEFDGLVFYNAGKTAGASQPHKHLQIVSLPLIPSEPHQIPIAPLLSSAVFQGEIATIPGLPFVHAFTKLEPLWAGSPFQAAEATLACYHRLLKAISFPKTSAENELGIQPCPYNLLATREWMLLILRSQESFGSISVNSLGFAGTLLVRDREQMQVLKACGPMELLRQVAVPQSCA is encoded by the coding sequence TTGGATCGGGAAAATCTGTTGTTGAAACCTGGCACTTTGTGGACAAAGCTGGTAGAGCGCAGCGATCGCGCCCATCAGTGCGGTGCCTTGCTGTCCATTCCGACAGAGTTTGAGTTTGTCGAGCAGGATGGCGTTCGCTTTATGGTGAGAATCCTGGCCAATCTCGCTCGCAAGGACGAGGCGAAACAAGCCCAAGACCGACTAACTAGTGCTGGCGATCGATCGTTCAACCCCTTCCTGCCCTACGACGAGGATCTGTTTGTTACGGATATTTCCGATACGCATGTCTGCATTCTGAACAAGTTCAACGTAGTCGATCGCCACCTACTCGTTATTACACGGGCATTCGAGGCACAGGAAAGCCTGCTGACCTTGGCAGATTTTGTAGCAATGTGGGCGTGTCTGGCAGAATTCGACGGGCTGGTATTTTACAATGCTGGCAAAACGGCTGGTGCCAGCCAACCGCATAAGCATTTGCAAATTGTTTCCCTGCCGCTCATCCCTTCTGAACCTCACCAGATTCCGATCGCGCCACTACTATCATCCGCTGTATTTCAAGGCGAGATTGCTACCATCCCCGGACTGCCTTTTGTCCATGCCTTTACCAAATTAGAGCCGCTCTGGGCAGGCTCTCCATTCCAAGCCGCAGAAGCGACACTGGCCTGTTATCATCGCCTGCTCAAAGCGATTAGTTTCCCCAAAACTAGTGCAGAGAATGAGCTAGGGATACAGCCCTGTCCGTATAATCTTTTGGCAACGCGAGAATGGATGCTTTTGATTTTGCGATCGCAGGAAAGTTTTGGGTCTATCTCGGTCAATTCATTGGGATTTGCTGGTACGTTGCTAGTGAGAGATCGAGAGCAAATGCAGGTTCTTAAAGCCTGCGGCCCGATGGAACTTTTGCGACAGGTTGCCGTTCCTCAAAGCTGCGCTTAG
- a CDS encoding Uma2 family endonuclease, which yields MYQSKPNAMGKPFPTMYDLPSDYPEDPGLPDEFHLYQPQVLSQTCKPPVYESDRVFIASDLNLYYDLDRLNWYKRPDWFVVVDGTRLYQNRELRQSYVLWDEGKSPLLVVELISEGTEAEDLGRNVRKLGSPPTKWEVYEQILQVPYYITFDERNSEFRKFRWQNGKYTELDREATKLWVEELQLGLGIWHGSYQGIEADWLRWYDANETWLPTQEERAEQERQRAEQERQRAEQERQRAEQERQRAEQERQRAEQERQRAEQEQQKVEALKMQLRALGVEPDI from the coding sequence ATGTACCAGTCCAAACCTAACGCTATGGGGAAACCCTTCCCCACGATGTACGATCTGCCCAGCGATTATCCGGAGGATCCAGGATTGCCTGACGAGTTTCATCTTTATCAACCGCAGGTTCTCAGTCAAACTTGTAAACCTCCTGTCTACGAAAGCGATCGCGTCTTTATTGCCAGCGACCTCAATCTTTACTACGATCTCGATCGCTTGAATTGGTATAAACGCCCCGATTGGTTTGTAGTGGTAGATGGAACGCGGCTATACCAAAATAGAGAGCTTCGTCAAAGTTACGTTCTATGGGATGAAGGCAAGAGTCCTTTATTAGTGGTGGAGTTGATCTCCGAAGGAACGGAAGCAGAAGATTTGGGCAGAAACGTACGCAAACTCGGCAGCCCGCCGACTAAGTGGGAAGTATACGAACAGATTTTGCAAGTGCCTTACTACATAACATTTGACGAGCGCAATAGCGAATTTCGCAAGTTCAGATGGCAGAATGGCAAATATACCGAACTAGACAGGGAAGCAACAAAGCTGTGGGTTGAGGAATTGCAGTTAGGGCTGGGGATTTGGCACGGATCTTATCAAGGCATAGAAGCTGATTGGTTGCGTTGGTATGATGCTAATGAAACGTGGCTCCCAACCCAGGAAGAGCGCGCCGAACAGGAACGCCAGCGCGCCGAACAGGAACGTCAACGCGCCGAACAGGAACGCCAGCGCGCCGAACAGGAACGTCAACGTGCCGAACAGGAACGTCAACGTGCCGAACAGGAACGCCAGCGTGCCGAACAGGAGCAGCAGAAAGTGGAAGCGCTGAAAATGCAGTTAAGGGCACTAGGAGTTGAACCCGATATTTAA
- a CDS encoding ion transporter — protein MLREKIAFYLEDIETPVGKGINLAIALLVLISSGIFVAQTYLISETTRNILNLADNAILFIFAVEYLLRLWCADNRLKYCFSLYSMIDLIAILPFFIIAADTSFIRLLRWFRFLRLVRLLGDKTIFGRVSNDDRLMVVRIIFTLFAIVFIFSGLIYQVEHPVNPNSFRTFLDAFYFSIFTMTTVGYGDVTPSSESGRLLTVLMVLIGIALIPVQLGDLFKSLVKTANRVEIPCLNCGLSSHDADAKHCKNCGTALSPEME, from the coding sequence TTGCTGCGTGAAAAGATTGCGTTTTACTTAGAGGATATTGAAACACCTGTAGGCAAAGGGATTAACCTGGCGATCGCTCTACTGGTGTTGATTTCATCTGGAATATTTGTCGCACAAACCTATCTCATCTCCGAGACAACCCGAAATATCCTGAATCTTGCGGACAATGCTATTCTTTTTATCTTTGCCGTTGAATATCTACTCCGCCTCTGGTGCGCCGACAACAGGCTGAAATACTGCTTTAGCCTTTATTCAATGATCGACTTAATCGCGATTCTACCGTTTTTTATAATTGCGGCTGACACTAGTTTTATTCGCCTCTTGCGCTGGTTCAGATTTCTGCGCCTGGTGCGTCTGTTGGGCGATAAAACCATATTTGGGCGAGTTAGCAACGACGATCGCCTGATGGTGGTGAGAATTATATTTACTCTATTTGCGATCGTGTTTATCTTTTCGGGGCTGATTTATCAGGTCGAACATCCCGTCAATCCCAATAGCTTTAGAACTTTTCTCGATGCATTTTACTTCTCGATTTTTACCATGACAACAGTTGGTTATGGCGATGTCACCCCTTCTTCGGAATCTGGACGTTTGCTTACCGTTTTGATGGTACTGATCGGCATCGCGCTGATTCCGGTGCAGTTGGGAGATTTATTTAAAAGCCTGGTTAAAACGGCTAATCGCGTAGAGATACCGTGTCTCAATTGCGGTTTGTCGTCTCACGATGCTGATGCCAAACATTGCAAGAACTGCGGCACCGCATTGAGTCCTGAGATGGAGTGA
- a CDS encoding pentapeptide repeat-containing protein, giving the protein MKLGIAVVVVLAAGTCFGLSVQAVRADNPLHVRQLLTTKECPGCDLYEANLGPVNLRGANLSNANMYRANLRFADLRESRLVGANLYRADLRGADLTGADIFGVDFNEANLCNAIMPDGKKSTQGCPDNVAK; this is encoded by the coding sequence ATGAAATTAGGTATTGCAGTTGTAGTAGTTCTGGCGGCTGGTACATGTTTTGGCTTGTCCGTACAAGCGGTACGAGCAGATAATCCCTTGCACGTACGGCAATTGCTGACTACCAAGGAGTGTCCGGGTTGCGATCTCTACGAGGCTAATTTAGGGCCTGTCAATCTGCGGGGAGCTAATCTGAGCAATGCCAACATGTACCGCGCCAATCTGAGGTTTGCCGATCTCAGAGAGTCCAGACTAGTGGGCGCTAACCTGTACAGAGCCGATCTTAGAGGAGCAGATCTAACTGGCGCGGATATCTTTGGAGTCGATTTCAATGAAGCCAACCTCTGCAATGCCATCATGCCTGATGGCAAGAAGTCAACTCAGGGTTGTCCCGATAATGTTGCCAAATAG
- a CDS encoding sensor histidine kinase, with amino-acid sequence MKPELLAKIQSCCRDLAAFEQVRQALADEMYTLEQATRQANFQLQQQQALARVIMRLREHIDLEAIFKATAAEIRQLLGVDRVGMFRFDPDSGWDDGEFVSEDVDPEFDSAITQKVRDRCFGEQFAIYYQEGRVQNVADIYNAGLSDCHIAILSQFQVRANLVVPLLQGRHLWGLLCIHQCRAPRQWQDTEIEFVQQIASHLAIALQQAELLAELRAEVIERQQAEQRALELNQGLRQAIIELQAVNKELEAFSYSVSHDLRAPLRSIDGFSQALLEDYLGQLDTVGQDYLRRIRSASQRMGQLIDDLLALARVTRSSLHKEVVDLSQLASELCTHLQQAHPERQMEFEIQPDLVVQGDVRLLQVVLDNLINNAWKFTSKHQQARIEFGAIAPENGIPVYFVRDDGVGFDMAFVDKLFKPFQRLHGMYEFPGNGIGLATVQRIVHRHGGRVWAEAALDRGATFYFTLEEEEVGV; translated from the coding sequence ATGAAACCAGAGTTATTAGCAAAAATACAAAGCTGCTGTCGAGATCTAGCTGCCTTCGAGCAAGTTCGGCAAGCTCTGGCGGATGAAATGTACACTTTGGAGCAAGCGACCCGTCAGGCTAATTTCCAGCTCCAACAGCAGCAGGCGCTAGCCCGGGTGATTATGCGACTGCGAGAACACATAGATCTAGAAGCAATTTTTAAAGCTACTGCGGCTGAAATCAGGCAACTGTTAGGGGTCGATCGGGTTGGCATGTTTCGCTTCGATCCAGACTCTGGCTGGGATGACGGCGAATTCGTATCGGAGGATGTAGACCCCGAGTTTGACTCGGCGATCACCCAAAAAGTTCGCGATCGCTGTTTTGGCGAGCAGTTTGCTATCTATTACCAAGAAGGGCGCGTGCAGAACGTTGCCGATATTTACAATGCCGGGTTGAGCGACTGCCACATCGCGATCCTGTCGCAATTTCAGGTACGGGCAAATCTGGTGGTGCCCTTGTTGCAAGGTCGCCATCTGTGGGGCTTGTTGTGCATCCATCAATGCCGCGCCCCCCGCCAGTGGCAGGACACCGAGATCGAATTCGTGCAGCAAATCGCCAGCCACTTAGCCATAGCGCTGCAACAGGCGGAACTGCTGGCAGAACTGCGGGCTGAGGTAATCGAACGCCAGCAGGCGGAGCAACGCGCTTTGGAACTCAACCAGGGCTTGCGCCAGGCAATTATCGAACTGCAGGCAGTGAATAAAGAACTGGAAGCCTTTAGCTATTCTGTTTCCCACGATCTGCGCGCCCCCTTACGCAGTATTGACGGTTTCAGCCAGGCACTACTAGAAGACTATCTGGGTCAATTAGATACTGTCGGGCAGGACTATTTGCGTCGCATCCGCTCGGCTAGCCAGCGCATGGGGCAGTTGATCGATGACCTGCTCGCGCTAGCGCGGGTAACCCGCAGCAGCCTCCACAAAGAAGTCGTCGATCTCAGCCAACTGGCTAGCGAACTCTGTACTCACTTGCAGCAAGCCCATCCAGAGCGGCAGATGGAGTTTGAGATCCAACCTGACCTCGTTGTCCAAGGTGATGTGCGGCTGTTGCAGGTGGTATTAGATAATTTAATTAATAATGCCTGGAAATTTACCTCGAAGCACCAGCAAGCCAGGATTGAATTTGGCGCGATCGCTCCTGAAAACGGTATTCCTGTATATTTTGTTCGCGATGATGGCGTTGGTTTTGATATGGCATTCGTTGACAAATTATTTAAGCCATTTCAGCGCTTGCACGGCATGTACGAATTCCCCGGCAACGGGATCGGGCTAGCCACCGTGCAGCGCATCGTTCACCGCCACGGCGGTCGAGTATGGGCAGAAGCCGCCTTAGATCGAGGTGCGACGTTTTATTTTACGCTGGAGGAGGAGGAAGTTGGGGTATGA
- a CDS encoding response regulator, with the protein MSGGTNTKAILLVEDNPDDEALAIRALKRHHIGNEIVVAHDGVEALDYLFGTGQYAGRNIGIKPAVVLLDLKLPRIDGLEVLRRLRENESTKLLPVVVLTTSSEEQDLLDSYSLGCNSYIRKPVDFLQFSEAIRQLGMYWLLMNEPPPI; encoded by the coding sequence ATGAGTGGAGGCACCAATACCAAAGCGATCTTATTAGTAGAAGATAATCCCGATGATGAAGCATTGGCAATCCGTGCCCTCAAACGCCATCACATTGGCAACGAGATCGTAGTAGCACATGATGGGGTAGAAGCACTGGATTATCTGTTTGGCACGGGTCAATATGCGGGACGGAATATCGGCATCAAACCTGCCGTGGTTCTATTGGATCTGAAACTGCCTCGGATCGATGGTCTGGAAGTGCTGCGTCGCCTGCGCGAAAATGAAAGTACAAAACTCTTGCCTGTCGTGGTTTTAACCACATCCAGCGAAGAACAAGATCTGCTCGACAGTTACAGCTTGGGATGCAATAGTTACATTCGCAAACCCGTCGATTTTCTGCAATTTTCGGAAGCGATTCGACAACTTGGGATGTACTGGCTGCTGATGAACGAACCACCACCCATTTAG
- a CDS encoding response regulator produces the protein MNPQLSVLIVEDSEDDMLLVLRELRRGGYAIDYVRVETPDEMQAALDRQPWDIILADYTLPAFSGLSALQLLQERQQDLPFIIVSGTMGEETAVSAMKAGAHDFITKGNLARLVPAVERELREATERQKRRQAELALQESEDQKKHLETQFYRAQRLESLGTLASGIAHDLNNILTPVLSIAQVLRLQQPNLGERSQRMLQILEDSAKRGANMIEQILTFARGTGGERHPVQVTTLLHEVIDVIQQTFPKSIDIHHNIHEQSLWLVSADSTYLHQVFMNLCVNARDAMPNGGILSFTIENFFVDRAFAQANLDAQVGNYVVVTIGDTGVGIPLEVRDRIFDPFFTTKPPGQGTGLGLATSLGIVKNYGGFLQVFSEVGQGTQVKVYLPAIEGMSTDSIRSEERLSSKGEMILLVDDDIAVLHSIQSLLEIQDYIVISANDGMAAIELFAQRQAEIKLAILDIMMPKMSGITLIQKLKEINPTVKIIAMSGLPANRDPALAAGASAFLSKPYTLKKLLESLALIT, from the coding sequence ATGAATCCTCAATTATCTGTTCTGATTGTTGAAGACTCGGAAGACGATATGCTGCTAGTGTTGCGGGAATTGCGACGTGGCGGCTACGCGATCGACTACGTCCGGGTCGAGACTCCAGATGAAATGCAAGCCGCCCTCGATCGGCAGCCGTGGGACATTATCCTGGCCGATTATACCTTGCCCGCCTTTAGCGGCCTGAGCGCGCTGCAACTGTTGCAGGAACGGCAGCAAGATCTACCTTTCATTATTGTTTCGGGCACGATGGGGGAAGAAACCGCCGTCTCTGCCATGAAAGCGGGGGCACATGACTTTATCACCAAGGGCAATTTAGCGCGGTTAGTACCGGCGGTGGAACGGGAGTTGCGAGAAGCCACAGAACGGCAGAAACGCCGTCAGGCGGAACTGGCTTTGCAGGAAAGCGAAGACCAGAAGAAACACCTGGAAACTCAGTTTTATCGCGCTCAACGCCTGGAGAGTCTGGGTACCCTGGCCAGCGGCATCGCCCACGATCTCAACAACATTCTGACTCCGGTTCTGTCAATTGCTCAGGTATTGAGGTTACAGCAACCAAATCTTGGCGAGCGATCGCAGCGGATGTTGCAGATCTTAGAAGATAGCGCCAAACGAGGCGCGAATATGATCGAACAAATTCTCACTTTTGCCAGAGGTACGGGTGGAGAGCGCCATCCAGTGCAGGTTACGACCCTATTGCACGAAGTAATTGATGTCATCCAACAGACTTTCCCAAAATCGATTGATATTCATCACAATATTCACGAACAGTCACTTTGGTTGGTTTCTGCTGATTCGACTTACCTGCATCAGGTGTTTATGAATCTCTGCGTGAATGCCCGCGATGCCATGCCCAACGGGGGCATTCTCTCTTTTACCATTGAAAATTTTTTTGTAGATCGAGCCTTTGCTCAAGCCAACCTCGATGCCCAGGTTGGGAACTATGTGGTCGTTACCATCGGCGATACTGGTGTGGGAATTCCCTTAGAAGTCCGCGATCGCATCTTCGATCCATTTTTTACCACTAAACCACCCGGTCAGGGCACAGGGTTAGGGCTGGCAACCTCGTTAGGGATTGTCAAAAATTACGGCGGATTCTTACAGGTTTTCAGTGAAGTAGGGCAAGGCACTCAGGTGAAGGTGTACTTACCTGCCATTGAAGGCATGTCAACTGACTCTATCCGATCGGAAGAACGGCTTAGCAGTAAGGGAGAGATGATTTTACTCGTAGATGACGATATTGCCGTGCTGCACAGTATTCAATCTCTACTAGAAATCCAGGACTATATCGTGATATCAGCAAATGATGGCATGGCAGCGATCGAACTGTTCGCTCAGCGTCAAGCTGAGATTAAACTGGCGATTCTAGATATCATGATGCCCAAGATGAGCGGCATCACCTTAATTCAGAAGCTGAAGGAGATAAATCCAACGGTTAAGATTATTGCCATGAGCGGATTGCCAGCCAACCGAGACCCCGCTCTTGCCGCAGGCGCGAGTGCATTTTTATCAAAGCCCTATACCCTCAAAAAACTTCTAGAAAGTCTAGCTCTCATCACGTGA
- a CDS encoding tetratricopeptide repeat protein, with amino-acid sequence MKLNFLFLKVILSVVAFGSSVLVGFLTRSPQPLLAQVEPILAQTGGQDLIVQAAALLNQKRYQEASVIFDRLVQTYPNVAEIWGGRGAAYAGLKRYREAIASFDKALQLKPELTDIWFGRGVALSGLNSYREAVESFDKALQARPDFAEAWNLRGHALFSLNRYPDAAASFSKALQAKPDYTNAWAGLSSSMYVLRKHQELLALGDRVTQAKPEIAGAWYGRGRGMYGLRRYEEAIASFDKALQLQPNAFEVWASKGKALRQLKRYQESLVAYDRAIQINSDAFDAWYGRGYVMDDLKRYDEALQSYDKALNLTSNDSPLWHNRGITLANLKRYDQAIAAYDRAIQINQYFSDLVELTAADSWYARGLSLYAMRRFREAVASFDRAIALRPNFDDAIKARGVAQKLL; translated from the coding sequence ATGAAGCTTAATTTCCTGTTTCTGAAAGTTATACTCTCTGTTGTCGCCTTTGGTAGCAGCGTACTAGTTGGTTTTTTAACGCGATCGCCCCAGCCATTACTCGCTCAAGTAGAGCCTATTTTAGCTCAGACTGGGGGGCAGGACTTAATCGTGCAGGCGGCGGCGCTGTTGAATCAGAAGCGCTATCAAGAAGCGAGCGTTATTTTCGATCGCCTGGTGCAGACATATCCCAATGTAGCTGAAATTTGGGGCGGTCGCGGTGCCGCCTACGCCGGACTGAAACGATATCGCGAAGCGATCGCGTCTTTTGATAAAGCACTCCAACTCAAGCCCGAACTGACCGATATCTGGTTTGGCCGAGGCGTAGCGCTTTCGGGGTTGAATAGCTACCGAGAAGCGGTGGAATCATTTGATAAGGCATTACAGGCGCGACCCGACTTCGCCGAGGCTTGGAATTTGCGAGGACATGCACTATTTAGTTTGAATCGCTATCCAGATGCTGCGGCCTCTTTTAGTAAAGCTTTGCAAGCTAAGCCGGATTACACAAACGCTTGGGCGGGTTTGAGCAGTTCGATGTACGTATTAAGAAAGCATCAAGAGTTGCTGGCACTGGGAGATCGAGTTACTCAAGCAAAGCCTGAAATTGCTGGCGCTTGGTACGGTCGCGGTAGAGGGATGTACGGGCTGCGGCGGTACGAAGAAGCGATCGCCTCGTTTGATAAGGCTCTCCAACTGCAACCCAATGCTTTTGAGGTGTGGGCCAGTAAGGGCAAAGCGCTACGACAGCTCAAACGCTACCAAGAATCGCTGGTAGCCTACGATCGCGCCATCCAGATCAATTCCGATGCATTTGATGCTTGGTACGGTCGCGGCTATGTGATGGACGACTTGAAACGCTACGACGAGGCGTTGCAAAGCTACGATAAAGCTCTAAATCTCACATCTAACGACTCTCCACTTTGGCATAATCGAGGGATTACACTAGCGAATTTGAAACGCTACGACCAGGCGATCGCAGCCTATGACAGAGCAATTCAGATTAACCAGTACTTTTCCGATTTAGTCGAACTTACCGCCGCTGATTCCTGGTACGCGCGCGGACTATCGCTCTATGCGATGCGCAGGTTTCGCGAGGCAGTAGCATCGTTCGATCGGGCGATCGCGCTGCGACCAAATTTCGACGATGCGATTAAAGCTCGCGGCGTTGCCCAAAAGCTACTATAG